The segment TGTCCttctaaatttataaattcctGTCCGATTACCGATAATCACGCGtacgaaataaataaaagattaGTTTTTGTAATGCGGATCTTAGGAATTGGAGCAGCAGGGATTAGAAAGTTTTGTGGACTAATGGATCTCCCTAAACCTGTCATTCAATCAACATACGACGCGATAGTAAAGAACATTCATTGCGCCGCGGAAGCTGTGTGTAGAAATTCAATCCTCTGTGCGGCGACGGAAGAAAAATGTCTTACTGCGAAATATAACCAAGTTGAAGAACCTGCAGGCCTAACTGTTTCTGGGGATGGAACCTGGCAAAAAAGAGGTTTCTCCTCATTATACGGCATTACAGCTTTGATTGGacatttttcaggaaaagtTCTGGATGTCATAATTAAATCAAGTTTTTGCAAAGGCTGCGAAACCATGACAGAGAAGATTAATACTGCGGAATACGAAGAGTGGAAAGAAACCCATAACTGCTCTGTAAATCACGAAGGAAGTGCGAGCAAAATGGAAATGGACGGAATTAGTGAGATGTTTCACAGATCCGAAGGACTAcacgaaacaaaatatttaaattacatcGGAGATGGGGATAGCAAAACATTTGCAGGACTATTAGCATCTTCCCCATATAGTGAacctgtaaaaaagaaagaatgcgTTGGACATGTGCAGAAGCGTATGGGAACAAGGCTGCgcaatttgaaaaagaaaaccaaaggGCTTGGCGGAAAAGGACACGGAAAATTAACAGCAAAGTTAATAGACGAACTCACAGTTTATTATGGGAAGGAAATTAGGAATAGCTGTCATTCCATTACACACATGAAAAGAGGAATTTGGGCAACTTTCTACCACAAAATTTCTACGGACAATAAGCCGCAACATCAAAATTGTCCTGCAGGAAACGGTTCCTGGTGTTCATGGCAAAAGGCGAAAGCTGAAAACAAATTGCACGAATACAGACATAAGCCTGCTTTAACGAGCGAAGTTGCCGAAGCAATACGTCCTATTTATGAAGAACTGAGCAGTGATAATTTATTGGAACGATGTCTCGGCGGCTTTACTCAGAATAGTAATGAAAGCTTGAACGCGCTCTTCTGGAAAATTGCTCCTAAAACCATCTTCAGTGGTGCAACAATAATTGAAATAGCGGCCTTTATCGGCGCTGCAATCTTTAATGATGGACATAAAAGTCTTTTACATATATTGGACAGTATGAACATTAAAATCGGCCCTGGAGCCTACGAAGGGTGTTGGGCGGAGGATCATCACCGCATTACTTTGAGTACGATTCGAGCGCATGAAGCCACTAAAGAAGCCAGAACTGCTAAACGATTGTCAAGAATAGCTGCTGAAGAAGCTGTTTCGTCTGCTGAAGGCTTACTTTATGCCCCTGGAATCGCTGATTAAGTGTGAGATACGAAAAATACAGTTTATCAGCAAAGCATCAGAGtcaaaacttcaaacgcgtttttctcgaaactatatttttcattacggtggccctaaaaactcgcgctacgttcaaccaattcacttccaattttgcatgcagaatcataataagattccgcatcgtccaacgaaggctttttttatttcgattccccgtttattatttataaaggaaaaagatggatttttctcttagaaaaatttaactttacctttgatctctcaccatttctttatttttcaaaattttcaaaatcgccttcgttggacgatgtggaatcttattatgattctgcatgcaaaatttgaagtaaattggttgaacgtagcgcgagtttttagggccaccgtttagccgtctaaaatcgagagactttcggacatgtatccgtaacttccgaaaaacaatagttttttaactgaaactttttttataagtagttcataatactatgtaaacatagttaaaaaacgggaaatctgcatcaaaccgttgacttgtaaaaaaatccacaaaatgtatacattttccgagggttcaaacgggtatacccccttaagttagcATTTTTGGAAAAGTagacaatattaaaaagataaaaaaagaacgTAAAACGAAAGTACGATTAAAGAAGTAAGACGAAAACTGATTGATAAATATAActgaaatatacatataaatgccTGATTATTATACGTCTTCTGAATCCAATTATTGGCTCTTGTTTATTGTATAAAAGCAATTTCCTCATTTTTTTGGCGCGGTTAGGACTTCTCACTGTTTCATTTAGAACTACAGCTAAATTTTCGTTTCCTCTTTTACGTGTGCCATACTTGTTGCATGTACGATTAAACCCAATTCTTCATTCATTTCTTCCGAAAGTTCTGCTACTTCCCGTCTTTGTGATCGCGACGATTTTTCTTCATATGAGAAACGAGGCCGTCCTACAGATGTTGAAGCTTCTGAATTAAtgttactatatttttcaaaattgaaatgCCCCTCTAACCATTCCTGATGCTTcgatttaaatttgtataatattcGGTGAGAACGTTTCCATTTATTAGACAAATTACTGTAGAACACGCGCACTTTATCTTCAACTGATTTTATGTAACTGTCAGAAATATCAGTCTGTTTTATTCCGTCGAAAATAAATGCGGAAACGGcagttatctttttatttaaattactttcattgtgTCATGCGTTGAAAAGGTCTTCATTCTTGAAGTAGTACTGGtctacaaaaataaaaacgtttgtGTGCcctttgtacgaaaaaaaatgttcgatgcaATATAGAAGTGAAACATACCTGAAGAATCTTGCGacattattatacgtataaagtCTTTGATATAATTATAACAAAAGTCCACAATATACACTACAACACTGTACACTATACACTGTTTTACTCTAAACTATGAAACTTATGAATAAAACTGTAATACATGTAAAATATaactataatatacatatataactaaattttaatttagagaatttatactgtaatatataaaattaaatgagAACATCAAACTTCAAGAGATGGTTCACTGTGCGCATTCGGTAAAAGACTAATCCGAGGAGGCAGAAAGACACGTCGAACGAGTCAATATCCAGTGTTTATACGAATTAATACTAACAGAAGATAAGGTCCACGCAATGAAAGCGTTTCAGATTTCCCTCAACCTCCTCAGGCGCCATTCAAGTGGTCGCATAGGGACACGCGTTCAGAACGCCAAAACTCCTCGCGCGACGGATTTTAAAATCCTTATAGAGCCAAAGGTTGCAGGAAGTTGCACTTAAAATTTAAATGATCTGAACAGCAATTGTCTAAgctttcatataaaataggtCCGATGTGTATCACttctaatcatttttttataagccttctcaaagtgtaaatagttataaattttacattgTTTATACACGCATTAAGAAATGCTTATAACACAtataaataactaaaatatatttacttacctacATACTGGTGTAATACAAACCCATATTTTATtgttctataatgagtaattacAACAATtagtttcacttaaaatttcatgatttacACTTTATAACACTATATCTGATTATATAATTGcctgaaatatataatatgatTGGAGTTTGAAGGTTTCGGGGGTTATCAATacataggaaaaaaaaattctgtaaacattgaagttgaaaaattgactTTTGGCCACAAAACGCCGctttccagaccactgtgcaatgtacccattgcttcgaggtaggcagcagacaccacgtgtttcggttcgaaagggtccgaagagaagagaaacagaaagttttCGAATTGCTATAAAGAAAAACATGTTTCCTGtatcctgtttcccttttccgataccttgagttcacgtctgctacgacgcggaaccaactaagccataaattactcaaaactGCGCATAGTCCCGCTTGCTTCGTtctaccttcaaattaaagaaggatcccttatctctcgagtctAAACACCCGCTCGAATTTCGAAACAATAGCAGGCGttcacgtattccgtgcgagagacggtgggcttgaagtccgattggccctaatctaaccaatctgccctgcatgcCTCCCAAATGGTCACTGTtctgaagaggccctcttcactgcaatatctcctccccaaggcccaccttctctcgcacggaatacgtcgacgcatgcttttgtcttgaaattcgagtgcgtaATTAGACACGAGAGATAAGCAGGCCCGATTGGTGAGTTTACGACCAATCGAACtgcaaaaattgaatttaacgcaggctatgacttatttccggcgataattctccaaatttccgtacgtcaATTTTTCTTCGCTGTTTTTAAACGgccttattcattatcaacaacagtgttggccgttattgaactacggatttttatcataataaccaactacgatcacttttcgttcgttccctgttgcataccttttcgtttgtacgttattaaaaaaggaaatttacgtgttccttatcctctcactacaaataattattaatttcgattcttctaaaaaaaagcaactgtgtattcgtctttttacgttacacatgattttcatccatttatcctttattcattattcactttaaatggcaaacaaaccatggcaaagggttagattttttgttacgtctttttcatttgtcgttttacgcaatttccttcgatgcatgccgccctgcttgttcgtagtcgcagcgcggcccAGCGCGCAGTCACACGAGCGCGGGAACTCCAGCGGAACGCTCGCGGTCTGATTGGCcgggcttttttcttaatatctcgaaaacgaaaccccagatcccaaaacggttaaggacttttcgatgtctttttgcatcaggatattgcatgctccgggatgtccctcaattctgggacaccctgtatagatcGGTAATGTGGTGCACATGGTTTCTTTTTGTAGTTGTGAAACTTACgtagaatttatccttaattctgtcccgtgataagacTGTTCATGGGTGTTGAGGATGAACCtgtgtaatttataatattaaaaattatctgaagccATTccttatgcaaattatcttcCCAGATAGCCATCTGTCTGCAGtttgacatcagattggtagcagggtctgacATGAGAGCGCAGAAACTGACATCAGAATCTGTTGGTAACAATGGTTACCAATGATGGTTGATATTACCAGTTTTAGTTCTGTTTCTTATGTTGTTTACATACTTCTTgtcttatataaaatatatatattgttgcgccggggcgttttcaccgcaggccatcccgacgcaaaggagtaaaATAATTAGAcgcggacgcacacacgacaccACTATATTCGGTACATAgggcaatatcggttataaaggCGCGACCCGCATGTCcaaacgcaatggcgttcggttcaGGCCCGTCTTCctgtcggcctcccgatcgtcctcttgaagggagccgaccttcttctatcttcaactgcgagcaccagcaggctatgcacgggcctatacccggtgctcgcaacaatattgtTGTGTGGCCGTCTTGGAAATGCTGGATTCTCTTGGGGAACTCTAAGGCGTTCTGCTCCCTGGACGCGGATTTTTagagataaaaataataataatgataataataatgtaatgaAACGATTTGAACACAAAACT is part of the Andrena cerasifolii isolate SP2316 chromosome 1, iyAndCera1_principal, whole genome shotgun sequence genome and harbors:
- the LOC143370337 gene encoding uncharacterized protein LOC143370337, producing the protein MTEKINTAEYEEWKETHNCSVNHEGSASKMEMDGISEMFHRSEGLHETKYLNYIGDGDSKTFAGLLASSPYSEPVKKKECVGHVQKRMGTRLRNLKKKTKGLGGKGHGKLTAKLIDELTVYYGKEIRNSCHSITHMKRGIWATFYHKISTDNKPQHQNCPAGNGSWCSWQKAKAENKLHEYRHKPALTSEVAEAIRPIYEELSSDNLLERCLGGFTQNSNESLNALFWKIAPKTIFSGATIIEIAAFIGAAIFNDGHKSLLHILDSMNIKIGPGAYEGCWAEDHHRITLSTIRAHEATKEARTAKRLSRIAAEEAVSSAEGLLYAPGIAD